Part of the Lolium rigidum isolate FL_2022 chromosome 6, APGP_CSIRO_Lrig_0.1, whole genome shotgun sequence genome, ATTTGAAAGGCATGCTCTTGTTAGATGATGACTTAGTTTAATTTTCTTGGGGATCAACATGCAGGATTTCTCCTTAGAGAAGTTCAATGAAAGTTGCGGTGAATTTGTGTCTAGCCTGTTTTGACCGCGAGTGTAAGAAGAAGAAAATCAATGCTCCCAAGTTTGTATTCCAATCTAGACTGCTTTATTGAATTCTTTAACATATTTTGTAAGAAAATAAATATGGTGACAATGGAGGTTATGCTATAATTCAACAAACCAAGCCGTGTCAACCATTGAAAGTGTAACATACCGAAAAGCCCTGTTCGTTAATATATGCCGTACTGCATAGATTTATGATGAATGCTAAAAACTGATATATGGTAACGTTTATATATGTGGCTTGTGTATTTGTACAAGGTAACACCACCTTGTTCTACTACTAATTCCAGCAACGGAAGATTAAAACATGATTCAATCTATGCAGTACTTCTCAATGGAGAAGTTTCAGTCGAGCTACGGAATAAATTTCTTTTGCCGGTGGGCGGTGGCGTATGCGCTATCCAGGACCTCGCCAGCCATCCTTGCGGGGAGTGCCCTCGCCGGTGGTTTGGTGGTTGCTTATGCTCTCGGGAGGAACACCGGTAACCAGTCCCAGGATTCTGCAAGGCAGTAATCCCTGTCCCACACACGTATCTGTCCTCAATTCGTGTTGCTTGCTTACCGAGTCAATTGTAAACTCTTATAATTATCCAAACTGCATTGGTGAACTTTACTCCATCTGTACACAAGAGAAGGTCATGTTCTACGTTGTGTTCTTTCTAAGTTATACTACTTTTGACCAAGATGCCACTTGCATATGGGTCGAATACAGAATCTTTTTCGTGAACCGACGCTAACATGCATTCTAAAAGCTGTTCTGGCCTCAGTTTAGGTGTGCCACAAAAACTCTAGTATCATCGTTGTTAATTTCTTTAGTTCACATACACTAACTTTACGTAGAGGAAGCAATGCCACTTTTATTAATACACATACTAACTTTGGTAAGAGCAAGCAGTGTTAATATGCATACATGTGGTAGAGCTGATCTTCCAAGTATAGACAACATAATCATTTCTCCTCCCAAGCATATGTTATCGGCTCCAGTATGGCCAGCAACACAGCCAAGACCATGCAACCCCTTCATTTGGGGAGCATGCTCAATTTGTTTCCCGTGCTGCTCCTCATCTCCTTCGGCTTTGTACTAGGCAAGATTGGCAGCACAACCTTCTCCCCAGAATCCCACCTCCCTAATTTCCGAGCACTGTCGCCAACCCCAGCATTGAAAAAAGCATGTGTCAAGCTGCCGACGTTTATGGAGTCCGGGCGCTTGATGGCGAGCAGTGGTGGTCCGATGCACAACATGACCGACGAGGTGCTCCTGTGGAGGGCGTCCATGGAGCCTAGGCGGTCCACCCAAGCGTCGACCGTGCCCAAGGTCACATTCCTGCTTTATTCTTTGGAGTTATTTATTTATGAAACGTTATGTACTCGGTGTATGTTGTGTGCATTCCGGTTACACAGAGTGTGAGTGAactctttttatttttgttggtTTGATGCGAGTTTTTTGAGTTAATAAAAACTTACTTTATCAAAAAAGGtcgccttcctcttcctggtgcaAGGGGCCCTGCCATTGTGGCCGTTGTGGGAGATATTCTTCAACGGACAGGATAAAGAGCTGTATTCCATCTACGTGCACGCAAGTCCCGGCTACACCGACTTGGCCCCTAAGGAGTCCGTTTTCTACGGCCGCCTGATACCAAGCCAGGGCGCGAAATGGGGTGACATGAACCTGGTGGACGTGGAGCGGCGGCTCCTGGCGACGGTGCTGTTGGACCTTGGGAACACGCGGTTCACGCTCTTCTCGGAGTCGTGCATCCCGCTCCTGGGCTTCCCAGCCGTATACGCCCACCTCACTGGTGGCTCCAACACCAATGTTAGCTTCGTCGACAGCTACCCCATCATAGAGCGACATGACCCCTTCTTCGCCGACCGCAACATCAGCCTCGCGCAGTGGCGCAAGGGGTCCCAGTGGTTCGAGATGTACCGGACCACCGCTGTCGAGGTCGTTGCCGAGGAACGGTGGTACGCCGTGTTCCGGGGAGACCACGGCATGCTGAACATGGAGGAGCACTACTTGCCGACGCTGGTGACCCTGTTGCGCTGGGGTGCGCGGTGCAAGAACCGGACGCTCACGTACGTGGACTGGAGCACCCGGCGCGAGCACCCCAGAAGCTTCCCAGAGAAGGACATCACGGC contains:
- the LOC124664298 gene encoding glycosyltransferase BC10-like, which translates into the protein MASNTAKTMQPLHLGSMLNLFPVLLLISFGFVLGKIGSTTFSPESHLPNFRALSPTPALKKACVKLPTFMESGRLMASSGGPMHNMTDEVLLWRASMEPRRSTQASTVPKVAFLFLVQGALPLWPLWEIFFNGQDKELYSIYVHASPGYTDLAPKESVFYGRLIPSQGAKWGDMNLVDVERRLLATVLLDLGNTRFTLFSESCIPLLGFPAVYAHLTGGSNTNVSFVDSYPIIERHDPFFADRNISLAQWRKGSQWFEMYRTTAVEVVAEERWYAVFRGDHGMLNMEEHYLPTLVTLLRWGARCKNRTLTYVDWSTRREHPRSFPEKDITAELLEGMRQGDGKCGYKYHGDDDGASEVEFCHLFARKFSKDALTKLIQLAPELWLV